The Methanofervidicoccus sp. A16 genome has a segment encoding these proteins:
- a CDS encoding protein kinase translates to MDHNLEKLKEHKIIGRLVDWKRLEDILNNHDITLLDILGKGHRGVVFKGVYNNREVAIKVPRVDAKNTIYQEGCILKEVNALNIGPKLYTFSRDFLIMEYIEGITLKNYISRGDINKEEYLNIVKEVLKQCVRLDIHGIDHGEIQGGKHIVISGSPIKVYIIDFGSAKIGRTPRNFTSAVSLFFGKSYIANRTCEILGVTEIELERIREFVRNYKRYIVKK, encoded by the coding sequence ATGGATCATAATTTAGAGAAACTTAAGGAACATAAAATTATAGGTAGGTTGGTAGATTGGAAGAGGTTGGAGGATATATTAAATAACCATGATATAACACTCTTAGATATCCTTGGTAAGGGGCATAGGGGAGTAGTATTTAAAGGTGTATATAACAACAGAGAAGTTGCTATAAAGGTACCAAGGGTAGATGCTAAAAACACTATATATCAGGAGGGCTGTATCTTAAAAGAGGTAAATGCCTTGAACATTGGTCCTAAGTTATATACCTTCTCTAGAGATTTCCTTATAATGGAATATATCGAAGGAATCACCTTAAAGAATTATATATCCAGAGGAGATATAAATAAAGAAGAGTATCTTAACATTGTAAAGGAAGTTTTAAAACAGTGTGTCCGTCTTGATATACATGGAATAGATCATGGCGAGATACAGGGAGGAAAGCATATTGTAATAAGTGGGTCTCCTATTAAGGTGTATATTATAGATTTCGGTAGTGCTAAAATTGGAAGAACTCCCCGTAACTTCACCAGTGCAGTGTCTCTTTTCTTCGGTAAATCCTATATTGCAAATAGAACCTGTGAAATACTAGGTGTTACTGAAATTGAATTAGAGAGGATTAGAGAATTTGTGAGGAATTATAAAAGATACATAGTCAAAAAATAG
- a CDS encoding DUF483 domain-containing protein, whose amino-acid sequence MDTIRVMEDILKKIVSIRKNQEEEDLKNISHLIRNMDDEIYSLIISRLKKEIEIVKKYKPPVRPAVDPLVSSYLGVYSGLDFAEEYGMLMGYPRCCIESFKSVRFAIDEEHLREVEDLKEEGKVAVVITSGFIPCSLKCKEAWKRCLIGSVSQSEYESILQLEEELFRELPHYHGGYGEYYEKIKLK is encoded by the coding sequence ATGGATACCATTAGAGTTATGGAAGATATACTTAAAAAAATAGTGTCTATAAGAAAAAACCAAGAAGAAGAGGATCTAAAAAATATATCCCATCTTATAAGGAATATGGATGATGAAATATACAGTCTTATAATATCTAGACTTAAAAAAGAAATTGAAATCGTTAAAAAGTACAAACCTCCAGTTAGGCCCGCCGTAGATCCCTTAGTATCCTCCTACTTGGGAGTTTACTCTGGGTTGGATTTTGCAGAGGAGTACGGGATGTTGATGGGATACCCAAGGTGTTGCATTGAATCCTTCAAATCTGTAAGGTTCGCCATAGATGAGGAGCATCTCAGGGAAGTTGAGGACTTAAAGGAGGAGGGAAAAGTTGCTGTAGTGATAACATCAGGTTTTATACCCTGTAGTTTAAAATGTAAGGAGGCTTGGAAGAGGTGTCTCATAGGTTCAGTGTCTCAGAGTGAGTATGAAAGTATACTTCAGTTGGAGGAGGAGTTATTTAGGGAACTTCCCCATTACCACGGTGGATATGGAGAGTACTATGAGAAAATTAAACTTAAATAA
- the psmB gene encoding archaeal proteasome endopeptidase complex subunit beta produces MEYMKGTTTIGLICKDGVVLATDRRATMGNLVADKEAKKLYKIDDYIAMTVAGSVGDAQALVRWISAEARLYRLRSGTYIPPHSCAVLLSNILHGSRYFPFLTQLLVGGYDNLYGPKLFSLDPLGGINEESSFTATGSGSPTALGVLESEYRKNMTVKKGRDLAVRALISAMERDAYSGNGISLGVVDKNGVKIYSENEVNRLVNRIKKKK; encoded by the coding sequence ATGGAATATATGAAAGGGACTACCACTATCGGTCTTATATGCAAAGATGGTGTAGTGCTTGCCACCGACAGGAGAGCCACAATGGGCAACTTAGTTGCAGATAAAGAAGCGAAAAAGTTATATAAGATAGATGATTATATAGCCATGACTGTGGCAGGTAGTGTTGGAGATGCCCAGGCCCTCGTTAGATGGATCTCTGCAGAGGCCAGGCTGTATAGACTAAGGTCTGGAACCTATATACCACCACACTCCTGTGCAGTACTTCTAAGTAATATACTACATGGCAGTAGGTACTTTCCTTTTTTAACCCAGTTGTTAGTTGGGGGATACGACAACCTATACGGTCCAAAACTATTTTCTCTAGACCCTCTAGGTGGAATAAATGAGGAGTCATCTTTTACAGCCACAGGGTCTGGTTCTCCAACTGCCTTAGGTGTCTTGGAGAGTGAATACAGGAAAAACATGACTGTAAAGAAAGGTAGAGATCTAGCAGTTAGGGCTCTTATATCTGCAATGGAGAGGGATGCCTACTCAGGTAACGGTATCTCCCTTGGAGTGGTAGACAAGAATGGAGTTAAGATATACTCTGAAAATGAGGTGAATAGGTTAGTAAATAGGATTAAGAAGAAAAAATAA
- a CDS encoding cation:proton antiporter (subunit G of antiporter complex involved in resistance to high concentrations of Na+, K+, Li+ and/or alkali), with product MYVPIKEIVLLIASIGILLASYRLWIMKDGKNMVYARIHIAGVIDLACILIMLVLNRPLLALLYLILSPFAAHAIANADYYDRMRERVVKRLRC from the coding sequence ATGTACGTTCCTATAAAGGAGATAGTACTTTTAATAGCCTCCATAGGGATACTACTGGCGTCTTACAGGTTATGGATTATGAAAGATGGAAAGAACATGGTTTATGCGCGTATCCATATTGCAGGTGTTATAGATCTCGCCTGTATACTTATAATGTTAGTTTTAAATCGGCCACTACTGGCACTTCTCTATCTAATTCTATCTCCCTTTGCTGCACATGCCATAGCCAATGCAGACTACTACGACAGGATGAGGGAGAGGGTAGTAAAAAGATTAAGGTGTTAA
- a CDS encoding DUF4040 domain-containing protein, producing MSLSVIDGAVLILIVLSYLGALTQKDLIKCVVLTGLGGLGLAYVFTSLLAPDVALTEAILGGAVLPAFFAFTVMRTQRFDEIEE from the coding sequence ATGTCTCTAAGTGTAATAGACGGGGCAGTTTTAATACTTATTGTACTCTCCTACCTCGGTGCCTTAACTCAGAAGGATCTTATTAAGTGTGTAGTTTTAACTGGATTGGGAGGTTTAGGACTGGCATATGTATTTACATCCCTACTGGCTCCAGATGTTGCCCTAACTGAGGCTATACTTGGAGGTGCTGTACTTCCGGCATTCTTTGCATTTACAGTGATGAGGACCCAGAGGTTCGATGAAATAGAGGAGTAG
- a CDS encoding DUF2067 family protein, protein MKKIISLRASNREILDFCNEISKMDINCSVESKTIYSECEDINTFRIKIYGYDKDKLTEDYRTVKALVNKIHRRYNPDRKGYYEFSLSELKFPINKNLIMETLELLNIDYIYNTDSGSMKCKLSYDEFNKILAELNSISSDPRLSTIKIGSKPVKNILVLLSYLTKKDIEDILEECIEKEFFRVEEDGTIQLNRDPRLIKEYYLKGRDDE, encoded by the coding sequence ATGAAAAAAATTATAAGTTTGAGAGCATCAAATAGGGAGATCTTAGATTTCTGTAATGAAATATCAAAGATGGATATTAACTGTTCCGTAGAATCTAAGACCATCTACAGTGAATGCGAAGATATAAATACCTTCAGAATTAAGATATACGGGTACGACAAAGATAAACTTACAGAGGACTATAGAACTGTAAAAGCCTTGGTAAACAAAATCCATAGAAGATACAATCCAGATCGAAAAGGATATTACGAGTTTTCACTATCTGAGTTGAAATTCCCTATAAACAAAAATCTAATTATGGAGACGTTAGAGTTGTTAAATATTGACTATATATATAACACAGATAGTGGTAGCATGAAGTGTAAACTATCCTACGACGAATTTAACAAGATCTTAGCGGAGTTGAACAGTATAAGCAGTGATCCAAGGTTGAGTACAATAAAGATAGGTTCAAAACCTGTGAAGAACATCCTTGTCCTTCTCTCCTACCTTACTAAAAAGGATATAGAGGATATCTTGGAGGAGTGTATTGAAAAGGAGTTTTTTAGAGTGGAAGAGGATGGTACAATACAGTTAAATAGGGATCCTAGACTTATAAAGGAGTACTACTTAAAGGGGAGAGATGATGAGTGA
- a CDS encoding valine--tRNA ligase: protein MEMPKEYPLELEKTVQKKWEEEEIFRFKNDENKPHYIIDTPPPYPTGKMHLGHALNWTYMDIIARFKRMNNYDVLFPQGWDCHGLPTEVKVEEIHNITKSDIDREEFRRLCIELTEENIKKMREQVKSLGISIDWSREYITMKPDYIKKSQTAFVRMYRDGLIYRGKHPVNWCPRCQTAIAFAEVNYIERETYLNYIKFPYAEDEDRYLIIATTRPELLPACVGIVVNPKDERYKDIIGKTVKVPLFNQEVKVYGDEDVEMDFGTGVVMVCTFGDKTDVLWVNRHGLMVKKAINERGELTEICGKYAGMKTEEARKKIIEDLKKEGYLLKQEVIKQNVGVCWRCKTPIEIIVGDQWFVNIKKLLPEIRKVIEEIRWTPEYMKKRLLQWIEDMDWDWCISRQRIFATPIPVWYCPECGEIIVAKEEDLPIDPTVECPYTCKCGNKNLIPERDVLDTWMDSSITPMVITGWLEDEDFFREHYPVQLRPQGHDIIRTWAFYTVVKSIALTGKKPWEEIIINGMVFGEDGHKMSKSRGNIVEPSEITERYGADALRIWAANSSLGNDVPFAWKDVDYNYRFLRKFWNAARFARMHLEDKTIEEIKEVIEKGNISLDNPVDLWIISKLNRLIKRVTEDLENYRFNTIVNIQKFLWHEFCDNYIEMVKYRLYKEDEGSEKDRFNCLYTLYYVITNVLKLLAPFAPHFAQIVGDIYKVDNLHTTWCKVQEDMIDDEWESVGELAKKVVVSIRRYKANKGMPLNAKLERVEIYLMDKKDYERILKAVRDIKGTLNIEELKVINGKPKLEQKIVEVIPDKSKIGPQFKRDSKKVMDFIRNADEETIEKILQEGLETEFGLLTREHIKSIKRALFSEGKMVDAVDIEGVVDGIAVIGVGEDR, encoded by the coding sequence ATGGAGATGCCTAAAGAGTATCCGTTAGAATTGGAGAAAACTGTACAGAAGAAATGGGAGGAGGAAGAGATCTTTAGGTTCAAAAATGACGAAAATAAGCCTCACTATATTATAGATACTCCACCACCATACCCTACAGGAAAAATGCACTTAGGACATGCCTTGAACTGGACGTACATGGACATAATAGCGAGATTTAAGAGGATGAATAACTACGATGTACTATTTCCCCAGGGATGGGACTGTCATGGCCTTCCAACAGAGGTAAAAGTTGAGGAGATCCACAATATAACGAAATCTGACATAGACAGGGAGGAATTTAGAAGACTCTGTATAGAACTTACAGAGGAGAACATTAAAAAGATGAGAGAACAGGTGAAATCCCTAGGTATATCCATAGACTGGAGTAGGGAATACATCACCATGAAACCTGATTATATCAAAAAGTCTCAAACTGCATTTGTAAGGATGTACAGGGATGGACTTATATACAGGGGAAAACACCCTGTCAACTGGTGTCCAAGGTGTCAAACTGCCATAGCCTTTGCAGAGGTAAATTACATAGAGAGGGAGACTTATCTAAATTATATCAAGTTCCCCTATGCAGAGGATGAAGATAGATATTTAATAATTGCAACTACGAGACCTGAACTACTCCCAGCCTGTGTAGGTATTGTGGTAAATCCAAAAGATGAGAGGTACAAGGATATAATTGGAAAAACTGTCAAGGTGCCCCTCTTCAACCAGGAGGTTAAGGTGTATGGAGACGAGGATGTAGAGATGGACTTCGGTACTGGAGTGGTAATGGTATGTACCTTTGGAGATAAGACAGACGTCCTATGGGTAAATAGACATGGACTTATGGTTAAAAAGGCCATAAACGAGAGGGGAGAACTTACAGAGATATGTGGTAAGTACGCAGGGATGAAGACGGAAGAGGCGAGAAAGAAGATAATAGAGGATCTTAAGAAGGAAGGTTATCTCCTGAAGCAGGAGGTTATAAAACAGAATGTAGGTGTATGTTGGAGGTGTAAAACACCTATAGAGATCATAGTTGGAGATCAGTGGTTTGTAAATATAAAGAAGTTGTTACCTGAGATCAGGAAGGTTATTGAGGAGATCAGGTGGACTCCTGAGTATATGAAGAAGAGACTACTACAGTGGATAGAGGACATGGACTGGGACTGGTGTATAAGTAGGCAGAGGATATTCGCCACACCTATCCCTGTATGGTACTGTCCAGAGTGTGGAGAGATAATAGTTGCCAAGGAGGAGGATCTCCCAATAGATCCTACTGTGGAGTGTCCCTACACCTGTAAATGTGGAAATAAAAACCTTATACCTGAGAGGGATGTATTAGATACCTGGATGGACTCCTCTATAACGCCGATGGTAATAACTGGATGGTTGGAAGATGAAGACTTCTTCAGGGAGCACTACCCAGTACAACTGAGGCCCCAGGGACATGATATTATAAGAACCTGGGCGTTCTACACCGTTGTAAAGTCTATAGCACTAACAGGTAAGAAGCCCTGGGAGGAGATCATAATAAACGGTATGGTATTTGGAGAGGATGGCCATAAGATGAGTAAGAGTAGAGGGAACATAGTAGAACCCTCCGAGATCACAGAGAGGTATGGAGCAGATGCCCTTAGGATATGGGCTGCCAACAGTTCCCTTGGAAACGACGTACCCTTTGCCTGGAAGGACGTTGATTACAACTATCGATTCCTCAGGAAGTTCTGGAATGCTGCAAGATTTGCAAGGATGCATTTAGAGGATAAAACCATAGAGGAGATAAAAGAGGTTATAGAGAAAGGGAATATTTCATTAGATAATCCAGTGGATCTCTGGATAATCAGTAAGTTGAATAGACTTATTAAGAGGGTTACTGAAGATCTGGAGAACTACAGGTTCAACACCATCGTCAATATCCAGAAGTTCCTATGGCATGAGTTCTGTGATAACTACATAGAGATGGTAAAGTACAGGTTGTATAAAGAGGATGAAGGATCTGAAAAAGATAGATTTAACTGTCTATATACACTCTACTACGTAATAACCAACGTATTAAAACTGTTAGCACCTTTTGCACCACACTTCGCCCAGATAGTTGGAGATATATACAAGGTAGATAATCTTCACACCACCTGGTGTAAAGTCCAGGAGGATATGATAGATGATGAGTGGGAGAGTGTTGGAGAGTTGGCTAAGAAGGTAGTAGTCTCTATAAGGAGATACAAGGCTAACAAAGGTATGCCCCTAAATGCCAAGTTGGAGAGGGTTGAGATATACCTGATGGATAAGAAAGATTATGAAAGGATATTAAAGGCTGTTAGAGATATAAAGGGTACTTTGAATATTGAGGAGTTAAAGGTTATAAATGGAAAACCTAAGTTGGAGCAGAAAATAGTAGAGGTAATACCTGATAAATCCAAGATAGGTCCACAGTTCAAGAGAGACTCTAAAAAGGTTATGGACTTTATAAGGAATGCAGATGAGGAAACTATTGAGAAGATCCTCCAGGAGGGCCTTGAGACTGAATTTGGTTTATTAACCAGGGAGCATATAAAGTCCATTAAGAGGGCACTCTTCAGTGAGGGTAAGATGGTAGACGCCGTAGATATAGAGGGAGTAGTAGATGGGATTGCTGTTATTGGAGTTGGAGAAGATAGATAA
- a CDS encoding DUF362 domain-containing protein, which produces MEVYYSIVKNYDLLENYNNLLDLIFDNLEDYKRILIKPNILGPFSPSKHVTTHPEFLDWVLRYLIGIRKIDKDRIVVGESSGFSTERAYEVSKIKEVCEKYDISFIPFERDRSVKIKLLNTTITIPKTVIDSDLIINLPKLKTHLLMRYTGAVKNLYGCIPGGLKPKLHGRFPREYDFAYLLVELYKFLVKERDIISVMDGIWGMEGNGPSNGRPVNSKIVIASKDALPLDIFATYYIGYNPMDVLTNRILIGEKCNWEERLDILEVGKAVKKKNLKDIPRMKFRKPDTFYLTSILPPFIVRLIFFTMIQKPKIDKRRCKRCGVCEEVCPVGAISLETFKIDRKKCINCYCCHEMCRFNAIKLGRFI; this is translated from the coding sequence ATGGAAGTGTACTACAGTATTGTTAAGAACTACGATCTACTTGAAAATTACAACAACTTACTAGATCTTATTTTTGACAACTTAGAAGACTACAAAAGAATACTTATAAAACCTAATATACTGGGACCCTTCTCTCCAAGTAAGCATGTTACCACACACCCAGAATTTTTAGATTGGGTCCTTAGATATCTAATAGGGATAAGGAAAATAGATAAAGATAGGATTGTAGTAGGAGAGTCCTCTGGGTTCTCCACAGAGAGGGCCTACGAAGTATCTAAGATTAAGGAAGTCTGTGAAAAATATGATATATCTTTTATACCCTTTGAAAGGGATAGAAGTGTAAAGATAAAGTTGCTAAATACCACTATAACAATCCCAAAAACAGTTATAGACAGTGATCTAATTATAAATCTACCAAAGTTAAAAACTCATCTTCTTATGAGGTATACCGGGGCTGTTAAAAACCTATACGGCTGTATACCTGGTGGGCTGAAGCCAAAACTCCATGGGCGTTTTCCTCGAGAGTATGACTTTGCATATCTTTTGGTGGAACTATACAAATTTTTAGTAAAAGAGAGGGACATAATCTCAGTAATGGATGGTATCTGGGGTATGGAAGGTAACGGCCCAAGTAATGGAAGACCTGTAAACTCCAAGATAGTAATAGCCTCGAAGGATGCCCTCCCTTTAGACATCTTTGCAACCTACTACATAGGATATAACCCCATGGATGTTCTCACTAACAGGATTTTAATTGGTGAGAAATGCAACTGGGAGGAGAGGCTAGATATTTTAGAGGTTGGTAAGGCTGTTAAAAAGAAGAATTTAAAAGATATTCCAAGGATGAAATTTAGAAAACCAGACACCTTCTATCTAACATCTATACTACCACCTTTTATAGTGAGATTGATATTCTTCACTATGATACAGAAACCAAAAATAGATAAAAGAAGATGTAAGAGATGTGGTGTATGTGAAGAGGTATGTCCTGTAGGAGCCATATCTCTAGAGACCTTCAAAATAGATAGAAAGAAATGTATAAACTGCTACTGTTGTCATGAGATGTGTAGATTTAATGCTATTAAATTAGGAAGGTTTATATAA
- a CDS encoding DNA-directed RNA polymerase subunit L has protein sequence MMSEYVKVLNRSENSIELEIVNEDHSLCNLIKDILLKMEDKVVMASYCIEHPVLDPETGRYISNPKITLITKEGVDPLEVLKEALREIVNLCDRSLENLR, from the coding sequence ATGATGAGTGAATACGTAAAGGTATTAAATAGAAGTGAGAACAGTATAGAGTTAGAGATAGTAAATGAGGATCATTCACTATGTAACTTAATTAAGGATATCTTATTAAAAATGGAGGATAAAGTTGTTATGGCCTCCTACTGTATAGAACACCCTGTCTTAGATCCTGAAACTGGTAGGTATATATCTAACCCTAAGATAACCCTTATAACCAAGGAGGGGGTGGATCCTCTAGAGGTGCTCAAGGAGGCTTTAAGGGAGATAGTGAATCTATGTGATAGATCCCTAGAAAATTTAAGGTAA
- a CDS encoding MBL fold metallo-hydrolase — MLVDIIFLGAGGGRWETIYQNKGTGGFRIHTEKTRLHVDPGPGTLVRMKDLNINPLDTNILFVSHDHPDHYTDAEIIVEAMTKGMTKKRGHIVSNISVLEGFGKYENAISKYHQSMCEGVHVLNPGESVNLYDVKLTATKTKHGDPFGIGLRVSTYNGDIGYTGDTEKIDSLSQDFDGVRILVANVMRERGKRIRGHLCSNDLVDLLESMNKKPELVIFNHMGLKMTNVIGECRYILESTDVKAIAAKIGLKVSLYKDFYSIVYL, encoded by the coding sequence ATCTTGGTAGATATAATATTCTTAGGTGCCGGAGGAGGTAGGTGGGAAACTATATATCAAAATAAGGGTACTGGAGGTTTTAGAATACATACTGAAAAAACACGACTACATGTAGATCCTGGTCCTGGGACGTTGGTGAGAATGAAAGATTTAAATATAAATCCTCTAGATACAAACATACTCTTCGTATCCCACGATCATCCAGATCACTACACAGATGCAGAGATAATAGTAGAGGCTATGACTAAGGGAATGACAAAGAAGAGAGGACATATTGTAAGTAATATCTCTGTTTTAGAGGGGTTTGGCAAGTATGAGAATGCAATATCTAAATATCATCAATCTATGTGTGAGGGAGTTCATGTACTAAATCCTGGAGAGTCTGTAAATCTTTATGATGTAAAATTAACTGCTACGAAGACAAAACATGGGGATCCCTTTGGAATCGGTTTAAGAGTTAGTACATACAACGGGGATATTGGATATACTGGAGATACTGAAAAGATAGATTCCCTCTCTCAGGACTTCGATGGAGTTAGGATACTTGTAGCCAACGTTATGAGGGAGAGGGGTAAGAGGATAAGGGGACATCTATGTTCCAATGATCTAGTGGACCTCCTGGAGAGTATGAATAAAAAACCTGAGTTAGTTATTTTTAATCATATGGGCCTAAAGATGACAAATGTAATAGGAGAATGTAGGTACATCTTGGAAAGTACAGATGTTAAAGCTATCGCAGCGAAGATTGGGTTGAAGGTTTCTTTATATAAAGATTTCTATAGTATAGTGTATCTCTAG
- the mtxX gene encoding methanogenesis marker protein Mmp4/MtxX — protein sequence MYLIGIDYNSSNSKEVLKAYKKLLSEGIDVRLVEDSKELIDSVLRGDVLGGIRGNLSSSEVIPYLRKHIGRFYRASILRNPFSGEYFLLTPVGIDEIEEDNSFRDKITIIEYILEFLKDSNLFKDVKIGVLSGGRLSDYGRSKRVDRLIEEAVGVVDYIGRKYNVHIEHKGIVLEEYLKEGFNVILAPDGISGNLIFRSLALVCGVEGCGALVLSRRRIRFIDTSRSGSWDRYYNSVKFLKNLVNDKK from the coding sequence ATGTATCTGATAGGGATAGACTACAATAGTAGTAATAGTAAGGAGGTACTGAAGGCGTATAAAAAACTTTTAAGTGAGGGGATAGATGTAAGACTTGTTGAAGATTCTAAGGAGTTGATAGATTCTGTGTTAAGGGGTGATGTGTTAGGAGGGATAAGGGGAAATTTATCCTCCTCAGAGGTGATCCCTTATCTGAGAAAACATATAGGGAGATTCTACAGGGCGTCGATTCTAAGGAATCCCTTCAGTGGTGAATACTTCCTTTTAACTCCTGTAGGAATAGATGAGATAGAGGAAGATAACAGTTTTAGGGATAAGATAACTATTATAGAGTATATATTGGAGTTTTTGAAAGATAGTAATCTATTTAAGGATGTAAAGATCGGAGTGCTCTCTGGAGGGAGACTCTCTGACTACGGTAGAAGTAAAAGGGTAGATAGGTTAATAGAGGAGGCGGTAGGTGTCGTTGATTATATAGGGAGAAAGTACAACGTCCATATAGAACATAAGGGTATAGTGTTAGAGGAGTACTTAAAGGAGGGCTTTAACGTCATACTGGCACCAGATGGTATATCAGGTAATTTAATTTTCAGATCTCTAGCCCTTGTATGTGGAGTTGAGGGGTGTGGAGCCTTAGTGCTAAGTAGAAGGAGAATAAGGTTTATAGATACAAGTAGAAGTGGTTCCTGGGACAGATACTACAACAGTGTAAAGTTTTTAAAAAACCTTGTTAATGATAAAAAATGA
- the uppS gene encoding polyprenyl diphosphate synthase, with the protein MSLVVGLSLLIKIYDFFNEVGLSKIYEKILEKKINRNKVPKHVGVIMDGNRRLAKLLGEKPIKGHYLGAKKVREFIRWCIDLDIETVTLYSFSLENFHRPKEEVEALMDLFEREFRSIAEDPDVHKYEISIKAIGRLHLLPKRVQEAIRYAEERTKNYNRYRVNIAIAYGGRQELVDAVKKIAEKVKNNELNIEDITVETISQHLYTAYLPHPDPDLIIRTSGEERISNFLIWQSSYSELYFCDIYWPKFRKIDFLRAIRDYQRRVRRFGR; encoded by the coding sequence ATGAGTTTGGTGGTGGGGTTGTCCTTACTAATTAAAATTTACGACTTTTTTAACGAAGTAGGGTTATCGAAAATCTATGAGAAAATACTTGAAAAGAAAATAAATAGAAATAAAGTTCCTAAACATGTGGGAGTTATAATGGATGGGAACAGGAGGTTGGCGAAATTACTGGGGGAGAAACCTATAAAGGGGCATTATTTAGGTGCGAAGAAGGTTAGGGAGTTTATAAGGTGGTGTATCGATTTGGATATCGAGACAGTTACTCTCTACTCATTTTCCTTAGAGAACTTTCATAGGCCCAAGGAGGAGGTAGAGGCATTAATGGATCTATTTGAGAGAGAGTTTAGATCCATTGCTGAAGACCCAGATGTACATAAATATGAAATTAGTATAAAGGCTATAGGTAGACTACATCTGTTACCTAAGAGGGTGCAGGAGGCTATAAGGTATGCTGAAGAGAGAACTAAAAATTACAACAGGTATAGGGTCAATATCGCCATTGCATATGGAGGTAGGCAGGAGTTGGTAGATGCTGTCAAGAAGATCGCCGAAAAGGTGAAAAATAATGAATTAAATATTGAGGATATAACTGTAGAGACTATCTCTCAGCACCTGTACACTGCCTATCTTCCTCATCCAGATCCAGATCTGATAATAAGAACCTCAGGGGAGGAGAGAATAAGCAATTTTTTAATATGGCAGTCAAGTTATTCTGAACTTTACTTCTGCGATATCTACTGGCCTAAGTTTAGAAAGATTGATTTCCTCAGGGCGATAAGGGATTATCAGAGGAGGGTAAGGAGGTTTGGGAGGTAA
- a CDS encoding V4R domain-containing protein, with protein sequence MPDFSIINLFKINAPKEKGKLQNAKNKLSSKLPVNFPVNFEDIGEVNRRTLGRCIDIVAYRAVHLSIVKYLGFNALSKLYNAGADFGKSLGVKSIEEMMECFEYLGMGIPKLVSEDPIKIRVYECAFCSGLPNVGKSVCYFERGIIKGCLEEILNKKIKVVESKCYANGHDYCEFVAYSR encoded by the coding sequence ATGCCTGATTTTTCAATAATAAATTTGTTTAAAATTAACGCTCCTAAAGAAAAAGGAAAACTACAAAATGCTAAAAATAAATTATCCAGCAAATTACCTGTAAATTTTCCAGTAAATTTCGAAGATATCGGAGAGGTTAATAGACGAACATTGGGCAGATGTATAGATATTGTAGCGTATAGAGCTGTACATCTATCCATAGTAAAGTATTTAGGATTTAACGCACTGTCTAAACTATATAATGCAGGAGCAGATTTTGGAAAAAGTTTGGGAGTGAAATCTATAGAAGAAATGATGGAATGTTTCGAATATTTAGGAATGGGTATTCCAAAATTGGTAAGTGAAGATCCTATAAAAATTCGTGTATATGAGTGCGCCTTCTGTTCAGGCCTTCCAAACGTTGGTAAAAGTGTATGTTACTTCGAAAGAGGAATCATAAAAGGATGTTTAGAAGAGATATTAAATAAAAAAATTAAAGTTGTGGAATCAAAATGTTATGCCAATGGTCACGACTACTGTGAGTTTGTAGCATATTCAAGATAA